The following coding sequences are from one Triticum aestivum cultivar Chinese Spring chromosome 5A, IWGSC CS RefSeq v2.1, whole genome shotgun sequence window:
- the LOC123107710 gene encoding probable E3 ubiquitin-protein ligase ARI5: protein MALTSDSEEEYYSSPEEGGDDDDRLSFRTASNESDNDAGAGDDADDDCLYGDSDGDDDGMYDEYEGDEEEGLEEVDEEGEVLDEMRFTATQYAVLTMDEVRARQEEHTARVADLIALPPGLAAAVLRHFKWSAQGVWERWFSDEHKVRDAVGLPPDGDAVSVAVNDAPLTCYICFDAHAPGEMRSAGCAHFYCRGCWSGYVRAAVGDGARCLSIRCPDMGCSAAVVRDLVDDVADADDAKRYGEFLVRSYVEESKRIRWCPAPGCDRAVEFDGEKCTVQLDAWCACGHGFCLACGEEAHRPVACDTVREWLEKNRSDSETAQWVLANTKHCPECRRPIEKNQGCMHMTCSPPCKHQFCWLCLGPWDKHDGGNYNCNTYNTARAEGKYTEEELRRAQAKASVDRYLHYYERWGAHERSRQKALEDTAALGKDGAQREAVAAAFGVVETELDFLEEAYRQVAECRRMLRWTYAFGYYLDDPAKRDLFEDLQSQADKSLERLHECAEKDRAKLVAEAAGEHGAVADKYLEFRPRLSSLTTVARNHFENMARAFRDGLAEVEVDPAVAARRAAAAPPPPPLDDDDDEDFFEELRM from the coding sequence ATGGCGCTGACGAGCGACAGCGAGGAGGAGTACTACAGCAGCCCCGAggagggcggcgacgacgacgatcgTCTGAGCTTCCGGACCGCCTCCAACGAAAGCGACAATGacgccggcgccggcgacgacgccgACGATGATTGCTTGTATggcgacagcgacggcgacgacgacggcatgTACGATGAATACGAGGGGGACGAGGAGGAGGGGctggaggaggtggatgaggaaGGCGAAGTCCTGGACGAGATGAGGTTCACGGCGACGCAGTACGCCGTGCTGACCATGGACGAGGTGCGCGCGCGGCAGGAGGAGCACACGGCGCGGGTGGCCGACCTGATCGCGCTCCCGCCGGGGCTCGCGGCCGCCGTGCTCCGCCACTTCAAGTGGAGCGCCCAGGGCGTGTGGGAGCGGTGGTTCTCGGACGAGCACAAGGTCCGCGACGCCGTCGGCCTGCCCCCGGACGGCGACGCCGTCTCCGTGGCCGTCAACGACGCGCCCCTCACCTGCTACATCTGCTTCGACGCGCACGCCCCCGGCGAGATGCGGTCCGCCGGGTGCGCCCACTTCTACTGCCGCGGGTGCTGGAGCGGCTACGTGCGCGCCGCCGTCGGGGACGGTGCGCGCTGCCTGTCGATACGGTGCCCGGACATGGGCTGCTCCGCCGCCGTGGTGCGCGACCTAGTCGACGACGTGGCCGACGCCGACGATGCGAAACGGTACGGCGAGTTCCTGGTCCGTTCGTACGTGGAGGAGAGCAAGAGGATCCGGTGGTGCCCGGCGCCCGGGTGCGACCGGGCCGTGGAGTTCGACGGCGAGAAGTGCACGGTGCAGCTGGACGCGTGGTGCGCGTGCGGGCACGGCTTCTGCCTCGCCTGCGGCGAGGAGGCGCACCGCCCGGTGGCGTGCGACACGGTGCGGGAGTGGCTGGAGAAGAACCGCTCCGACTCGGAGACGGCGCAGTGGGTGCTGGCCAACACGAAGCACTGCCCGGAGTGCCGCCGCCCCATCGAGAAGAACCAGGGGTGCATGCACAtgacgtgctcgccgccgtgcaagCACCAGTTCTGCTGGCTCTGCCTGGGCCCCTGGGACAAGCACGACGGCGGCAACTACAACTGCAACACCTACAACACCGCCAGGGCGGAGGGCAAGTACacggaggaggagctccggcgggcGCAGGCCAAGGCGTCGGTCGACCGGTACCTGCACTACTACGAGCGCTGGGGCGCGCACGAGCGGTCCCGGCAAAAGGCGCTCGAGGACACGGCGGCGCTCGGCAAGGACGGCGCGCAGAGGGAGGCCGTGGCCGCCGCGTTCGGGGTGGTGGAGACGGAGCTCGACTTCCTGGAGGAGGCGTACCGGCAGGTGGCCGAGTGCCGGCGGATGCTCCGGTGGACGTACGCCTTCGGCTACTACCTGgacgacccggccaagcgcgaccTGTTCGAGGACCTGCAGAGCCAGGCCGACAAGTCGCTGGAGCGCTTGCACGAGTGCGCCGAGAAGGACAGGGCGAAGCTCGTCGCCGAAGCGGCCGGCGAGCACGGCGCGGTCGCCGACAAGTACCTGGAGTTCAGGCCCAGACTGTCGAGCCTGACGACCGTGGCGAGGAACCACTTCGAGAACATGGCGAGGGCGTTCCGGGACGGCCTGGCCGAGGTCGAGGtcgaccccgccgtcgccgcccgccgcgctgccgccgcccctcccccaccaccgctggacgacgacgacgacgaagacttCTTCGAAGAGCTGCGGATGTAA